A portion of the Corticium candelabrum chromosome 5, ooCorCand1.1, whole genome shotgun sequence genome contains these proteins:
- the LOC134179771 gene encoding protein sel-1 homolog 1-like: protein MKLLLLIMFVCLVYESTGDSEFQLNTVEEDEDSWEEQQERHNSESREHTSELETSDLEQVVEEEIEELLVEREQEAGDNFIPLDESFSDKDVDIESTHDVEGKQQLHQNLYRHDGREEVEDFMYSTDFTSDESTIEDEWKTMSSDEGSHYLEAANFAEEMEKDKQDEGKEKAEEEEEEEEEEEEEEEEEEEKEQQQQRQNEEEDKQEKDDEQQEQQQQQQQQGQQNEEEDKQEKDDEQQQQQQQQQQQQQLKEETERVDEYSGDLSNSGLSSEQSQVDELQASEGNRYADGHSPVDDYVSDKVSDVENTDKGGDIPVKETHTNAAKAPKHTKWTQEQLEEGNRLCAVAFNMVDNKTDSQKVFYMFKQASDLGNATAMGKVAFAQLFGSYTPQNFTGALEKFAALADKGLPLGQMGLGFMYATGVGVNSSQAKALVYYQFAALGGDEFAQMIMGYRYWAGVTLVQSCESGLTYYQKVATTVAEKMTPLGGPIMVRSRLMDEAEFSSQSQQVDEDLLQYYAFLADKGDHQAAVVLGQLYYQGGRGIEQDLEKAIHFLSLAASEENHPAAYAFLGKLYYEENSHVEVDYEKALRYFRTAAKEGNSVGMYGLGKMYLDGKGVKQDFQKALEYMKGAAEGGWAEAQLQLGIMHYTGLGVKKDFRTAIIQFNLAAQSGNVLAFYYLAQMHAAGAGAVRSCHTAVELYKNVAERGSWVKLLMDANDFYKAGHADVAVMMYMLLAEMGYEVAQSNAAYILDKHESTIIDKDEVLPRALLHWDRAASQGYGMARLKLGDYYYYGHGTKVDYEAAALHYRLASEQQHSAQAMFNLGYMHEHGLGMKEDFHLAKRFYDMAAETSMDAHAPAALALANLGIKLKLKYCNEFIEMMHKLGLDSLFGKDWDLYAMAFLAGMLGLIILIYRARQQQELERLQIRRRQREQEQRRQREEEQQREEEEQQREEEQQREEEQQREEEEQQREEEQQKEEEQQREEEQQREKEQQRVEQVQQQGTDNTNNPAVAEAEAQQQEQ, encoded by the exons ATGAAACTCCTACTGCTtatcatgtttgtgtgtttagtgtacGAATCTACAG GTGACTCCGAATTTCAACTTAACACAGTAGAAGAGGATGAAGACTCTTGGGAAGAGCAACAAGAAAGACATAATTCTGAAAGTAGAGAACATACTAGTGAGTTGGAAACGTCAGATCTAGAACAAGTGGTGGAGGAAGAAATCGAAGAACTGCTTGTTGAGAGAGAACAGGAAGCAGGAGACAATTTTATTCCACTTGATGAATCCTTTTCTGACAAAGACGTTGACATTGAAAGTACTCATGACGTTGAAggaaaacaacaactacatcaAAATTTATATCGACATGACGGCAGAGAGGAAGTAGAGGATTTTATGTACTCAACTGACTTTACTAGTGATGAGTCAACAATTGAGGATGAGTGGAAAACAATGAGTAGTGATGAGGGTAGTCATTACTTGGAAGCAGCAAACTTTGCCGAGGAAATGGAGAAAGATAAACAAGATGAAGGAAAAgagaaagcagaagaagaggaagaagaagaggaggaggaggaagaagaagaagaagaagaagaagaaaaagaacaacaacaacaacgacaaaatgaagaggaagacaaacaagaaaaagatgatgaacaacaagaacaacaacaacaacaacaacaacaaggacAACAAAATGAAGaggaagacaaacaagaaaaagatgatgaacaacagcaacaacaacaacaacaacaacaacaacaacaactaaaagAAGAAACTGAAAGGGTAGATGAGTACAGCGGGGATTTGTCTAATTCTGGATTATCTAGTGAGCAGTCACAAGTTGACGAGCTACAAGCTAGTGAAGGCAACAGATATGCTGATGGTCATTCTCCAGTTGATGATTATGTCTCTGACAAAGTATCTGATGTCGAAAACACAGACAAGGGTGGTGACATTCCTGTTAAAGAGACTCATACGAATGCTGCAAAAGCCCCTAAACATACGAAATGGACACAAGAGCAATTGGAGGAGGGCAACAGACTTTGTGCTGTTGCTTTTAACATGGTtgacaacaaaacagataGTCAAAA AGTTTTTTATATGTTTAAACAAGCCAGCGATCTGGGAAATGCAACAGCTATGGGAAAAGTGGCATTTGCTCAGCTT TTTGGATCATATACACCTCAAAACTTTACTGGAGCGTTGGAGAAGTTTGCTGCTCTTGCGGACAAAGGGCTGCCTCTTGGGCAAATG GGACTAGGATTCATGTACGCCACAGGAGTAGGAGTGAACTCTAGCCAGGCTAAG GCACTGGTGTACTATCAGTTTGCTGCTCTAGGGGGAGACGAGTTTGCTCAAATGATAATG GGTTATCGATATTGGGCAGGAGTTACACTTGTGCAGAGCTGTGAGTCAGGCTTGACTTACTACCAGAAAGTAGCAACAACAG TTGCTGAGAAGATGACTCCACTTGGTGGACCAATCATGGTTAGATCGAGATTAATGGATGAGGCAGAGTTT TCTAGTCAGTCACAGCAAGTGGATGAAGATCTCTTGCAGTATTACGCTTTTCTGGCCGACAAGGGAGATCACCAAGCAGCG GTTGTTCTGGGTCAATTGTATTACCAAGGTGGGCGTGGTATTGAGCAAGACTTGGAG AAAGCTATTCATTTCTTATCTCTGGCTGCAAGCGAAGAAAATCATCCAGCAGCATACGCTTTTCTAGGAAAG CTATATTATGAAGAAAACTCACATGTAGAGGTAGACTATGAGAAGGCATTGCGTTACTTTCGAACTGCAGCAAAGGAA GGCAATTCAGTTGGTATGTATGGCTTGGGCAAGATGTATCTTGACGGAAAGGGTGTGAAACAA GATTTCCAGAAGGCACTCGAGTACATGAAAGGCGCTGCCGAAGGCGGCTGGGCAGAAGCACAACTTCAACTCGGCATCATGCACTACA CTGGGTTGGGTGTAAAAAAGGATTTTCGAACAGCAATCATTCAGTTTAATTTAGCCGCACAGTCAG GAAATGTTTTGGCATTTTATTATCTTGCACAAATGCATGCTGCTGGTGCGGGAGCCGTCCGCTCCTGCCATACAGCAGTTGAG CTGTATAAGAATGTCGCCGAACGTGGGTCATGGGTGAAGTTACTAATGGACGCGAATGATTTCTACAAGGCCGGACATGCCGATGTTGCAGTGATGATGTACATGTTGTTGGCTGAAATGGGTTATGAGGTGGCGCAGAGCAACGCGGCGTATATCCTAGATAAAC ATGAATCAACAATAATAGACAAGGACGAGGTTTTGCCACGTGCATTATTGCATTGGGACAGAGCGGCGAGTCAAG gGTATGGGATGGCTCGACTCAAGCTCGGtgactactactactacgGACATGGTACGAAAGTGGACTATGAGGCTGCTGCCCTTCATTATCGGCTAGCCAGTGAGCAGCAACACAGTGCACAGGCGATGTTCAACTTGGGTTACATGCATGAACATGGATTGGGCATGAAAGAG GATTTTCATTTGGCAAAACGGTTTTATGACATGGCAGCAGAGACGAGCATGGATGCACATGCACCTGCTGCTTTAGCATTGGCGAATCTGGGAATTAAGCTCAAGTTGAAATACTGCAATGAg TTCATTGAAATGATGCATAAGTTGGGTCTGGATTCTCTCTTCGGTAAAGACTGGGACCTCTACGCAATGGCATTCCTAGCCGGCATGCTTGGTCTTATTATTTTGATTTATCGAGCACGACAGCAGCAGGAGCTCGAGAGACTTCAAATAAGACGGAGGCAACGAGAGCAGGAACAGAGACGTCAGAGAGAGGAAGAGCAACagagagaggaggaggagcaACAGAGAGAGGAGGAGCAACAGAGAGAGGAGGAGCAACagagagaggaggaggagcaACAGAGAGAGGAGGAGCAACAGAAAGAGGAGGAGCAACAAAGAGAGGAGGAGCAACAAAGAGAGAAGGAGCAACAAAGAGTGGAGCAAGTCCAACAACAAGGTACTGACAACACTAATAATCCAGCTGTCGCAGAAGCAGAAGCTCAACAACAAGAGCAGTAA